In Fluviispira sanaruensis, a genomic segment contains:
- a CDS encoding DUF2058 family protein, with the protein MSLRDQLLKAGLVSKKQAQKTEAANRKQAHDTKKNKELADKVNAEKLDELKKIEDEKNQRRELDKELNKQRDLLMSQRESYYRSLQILNSNSLNTRSANEYYFFAEGNRIKKIMVNSWQREMLARGKMGIGKPHKEIDEYVIIPLNAARVINEIFPQKLITLHSEIEDSEELDDGF; encoded by the coding sequence ATGAGCTTGAGAGACCAGCTACTTAAAGCAGGGCTTGTTTCCAAAAAACAAGCACAAAAAACAGAAGCAGCCAATCGTAAGCAAGCGCATGATACAAAAAAGAACAAAGAGCTTGCTGATAAAGTCAATGCTGAAAAATTAGACGAATTAAAAAAAATTGAAGATGAAAAAAATCAAAGAAGAGAACTTGATAAGGAATTAAATAAACAACGTGATTTATTAATGAGTCAACGTGAATCATATTATCGCTCTTTACAAATTCTTAATAGTAATAGTTTAAATACCAGAAGCGCAAATGAATATTATTTTTTTGCGGAAGGAAATAGAATAAAGAAAATAATGGTAAATTCATGGCAAAGAGAAATGCTTGCTCGTGGAAAAATGGGGATAGGCAAACCTCATAAAGAGATTGATGAATATGTTATTATTCCTTTGAATGCAGCGCGCGTTATTAATGAAATTTTTCCGCAAAAATTAATCACCTTGCATTCAGAAATAGAAGACTCTGAAGAGTTGGATGATGGATTTTAA
- a CDS encoding sodium-dependent transporter, whose protein sequence is MNRSQWSSKLGFILASTGATVGLGSIWKFPYVTAMNGGGAFLIIFLLIIFTLGISLLFAEIAIGRAASCGAVGAFRNLGGKEWSFIGYMGVVCGFIVLSFYSVIGGWTIGYLMRALDGRVMTNDSKILSSLFRNYVSHPYEPIVTHGLFVLFTLLIVIFGVQKGIERASKILMPALFILMLILIVRSVTLPGAFVGVRTLLSPDLSKISPSMIVEALGLAFFSLSVGAGCMLAYGSYLPKETKLTSAILWITSLTMLTSILAGLMIFPAVASFGLDPASGPGLTYMTMPIVFNHLPFGQFFAISFFSLLLVASLTSAVSLLELIIIFPIDEWRFRRKPVTLTICILIFIVGIPASLSFGILSEYKFFGRNIFDSMDYLATNILLPLGGIGTALFTGWKIWPLIEDELSHSPRISLGMKWICRIIAPVLIALILIFNI, encoded by the coding sequence ATGAATCGTTCGCAATGGAGCTCAAAACTTGGATTTATTCTTGCATCGACTGGAGCAACGGTTGGATTGGGTTCAATCTGGAAATTTCCTTACGTAACTGCAATGAATGGGGGAGGAGCGTTTTTAATTATTTTTTTACTGATAATATTTACTCTGGGAATTTCACTTTTATTTGCAGAAATCGCGATTGGACGCGCAGCAAGTTGCGGAGCGGTTGGTGCTTTTCGAAATTTAGGAGGAAAAGAGTGGTCCTTTATTGGTTATATGGGTGTTGTATGTGGGTTTATAGTACTTTCTTTTTATAGTGTTATTGGCGGATGGACCATAGGATATTTAATGCGTGCACTCGATGGACGTGTTATGACGAATGACTCTAAAATTCTTTCTTCTCTATTTAGGAATTATGTTTCACATCCCTATGAACCAATTGTGACTCATGGTTTATTTGTTTTATTTACTCTTTTAATTGTTATTTTTGGTGTACAAAAAGGGATCGAACGTGCTAGTAAAATACTTATGCCGGCCTTATTTATTCTTATGCTTATTTTAATTGTCCGCTCTGTTACTTTACCTGGGGCTTTTGTAGGTGTTCGCACTTTATTATCTCCCGACTTGTCTAAAATATCTCCTTCGATGATCGTAGAAGCTCTTGGTCTAGCATTTTTCTCTTTATCTGTCGGAGCGGGTTGTATGCTTGCCTATGGCTCATATCTTCCTAAAGAAACAAAGCTAACAAGCGCAATCTTATGGATCACTTCATTGACAATGCTGACTTCAATTTTAGCAGGTCTCATGATTTTTCCTGCTGTAGCATCATTTGGTTTAGATCCTGCTTCTGGTCCTGGGCTAACTTATATGACTATGCCGATTGTTTTTAATCATCTTCCTTTTGGCCAATTCTTTGCAATATCATTTTTTTCTCTTCTTTTAGTTGCTTCATTAACTTCTGCTGTTTCGTTATTAGAGTTAATTATTATTTTTCCGATAGATGAATGGCGATTTAGAAGAAAACCAGTAACATTAACAATTTGTATACTTATTTTTATCGTTGGCATACCTGCATCTTTATCATTTGGAATTTTATCTGAATACAAATTTTTCGGCAGAAATATTTTTGATTCAATGGATTATCTTGCAACAAATATCCTCCTTCCTTTGGGTGGTATAGGCACAGCGCTTTTCACGGGTTGGAAGATTTGGCCGCTGATTGAGGATGAATTGTCTCACTCTCCAAGAATATCTTTGGGGATGAAATGGATTTGTAGAATTATTGCTCCTGTTCTTATTGCGCTTATTTTAATATTTAATATTTAA
- a CDS encoding MFS transporter has protein sequence MLEEYFKLFKINNYAKLWLAQFISVIGETAYHVAYFWLVYKMSPSSFVTGLVILCFSAPYLLFGMIGGVYADRLNKKNLMIFCDIIRALLIVTVPLAFYYEFLNLTQLAIVAFISSSVRCFFQPSLKSSVNDILPIQSLQIGVSIFHAAFQSSRVLGFAIGGILIAQISAPQIYLITFMTHTIAAILAITLKGDWRKQKNPVKENILKELGKILSIIKGNLNLFWSFAIFPVGLIFIVGLDKIALPILSDQIWKINANGLGYMLSAFAIGNVVSSLIISKRKINNLLFTIFVGWSLWGFFYAGIGLTTSLVIALFLAFFAGISESIIDVPHMLLIQNEVPKEHIGKVYSFWSTIAFAGDSLSGIWISFLLGFISPKQSYIFCGVIVFLLGSVAAIFLTRVKLKAMLRTDEVK, from the coding sequence ATGCTAGAAGAATATTTTAAACTATTTAAAATCAATAATTATGCTAAGCTTTGGTTAGCTCAATTCATATCAGTTATTGGTGAAACAGCTTATCATGTGGCCTATTTTTGGCTAGTGTATAAAATGAGTCCTTCATCTTTTGTAACAGGACTAGTCATACTCTGTTTCTCTGCACCTTACCTCCTGTTTGGCATGATTGGAGGGGTTTATGCTGATCGCTTGAATAAAAAAAATTTAATGATTTTTTGTGATATTATTCGAGCTCTGTTAATTGTAACTGTTCCTTTAGCTTTTTATTATGAATTTTTGAACTTAACTCAGCTTGCAATTGTTGCATTTATCAGTTCAAGTGTGCGCTGCTTTTTTCAGCCGAGTCTTAAGTCTTCAGTGAATGATATTTTGCCCATTCAGAGTTTGCAAATAGGCGTGTCCATCTTTCACGCTGCTTTCCAATCATCTCGTGTGCTTGGATTTGCCATTGGTGGAATATTAATCGCACAAATAAGTGCTCCGCAAATTTATCTAATCACATTTATGACACATACAATTGCAGCGATTCTTGCAATCACGTTGAAAGGGGATTGGCGGAAGCAGAAAAATCCAGTAAAAGAAAATATATTAAAAGAGCTTGGGAAAATTTTGAGTATTATAAAAGGCAACTTGAATTTATTTTGGAGTTTTGCTATATTTCCCGTTGGTTTAATTTTTATTGTAGGACTGGATAAAATTGCTCTGCCGATTCTTTCAGATCAAATCTGGAAAATAAATGCAAATGGCTTAGGCTACATGCTCTCTGCATTTGCCATCGGAAATGTTGTTTCTTCCTTAATAATAAGTAAACGAAAAATAAATAATTTACTTTTTACTATCTTTGTCGGTTGGAGTTTGTGGGGATTTTTTTATGCAGGTATAGGTTTAACGACTTCGCTTGTAATCGCACTTTTTTTAGCATTTTTTGCAGGGATTTCTGAATCAATCATCGATGTTCCCCATATGCTTCTCATTCAAAATGAAGTTCCTAAAGAACATATTGGCAAAGTCTATAGTTTTTGGTCAACAATAGCTTTTGCAGGCGATTCACTGAGTGGAATATGGATTTCTTTTTTATTGGGTTTTATAAGTCCTAAACAATCCTATATTTTTTGTGGGGTCATTGTTTTTTTACTGGGTTCTGTAGCAGCTATTTTTTTAACCAGAGTAAAACTAAAAGCTATGTTGCGAACGGATGAAGTAAAATAG
- a CDS encoding transposase has translation MSKRQSRPVFGVQRGRPEYKNDNGFLNSWIYGAINIETAKIFGLVLPTLNSENMQIFLNAFSRKIKRSEHVLMILDGSRAHNNSKLVVPKNITLHFLPPYSPQLNHIEDCEFI, from the coding sequence ATGAGCAAAAGACAATCACGTCCGGTATTTGGAGTCCAAAGGGGTCGCCCTGAGTATAAGAATGATAATGGCTTTTTAAATTCATGGATATATGGAGCAATAAATATTGAAACTGCTAAAATATTTGGACTTGTTCTTCCAACTTTGAATAGTGAAAATATGCAGATATTTTTAAATGCTTTCTCAAGAAAAATCAAGAGGAGTGAGCATGTGCTAATGATATTGGATGGATCAAGAGCGCATAATAATAGCAAGCTTGTTGTACCGAAAAATATTACTTTACACTTTCTTCCTCCCTATAGCCCTCAATTAAATCATATTGAAGATTGTGAATTTATTTAA
- a CDS encoding Rpn family recombination-promoting nuclease/putative transposase yields the protein MKSIEIQNNEITKDSSLDKESKLDIIARQNDNSYVNVEMQIQNTGEFEKRSLYYWAKLYETQLKKSEHYKLLYPAICINILNFNLFKNSEDYNSELAIYKVQTKEHIYKDFKIIFLEIPKVKKKIYNELDKWMLFFKGASKQEINLMNNTAIKQAYETLKYISHDPAERARYEARRKYQLDYNTGLLTAREEGKAEGCKIEKIAIAKQMLKHNFPIEQIATITQLSTEELCQLK from the coding sequence ATAAAAAGCATTGAAATTCAGAATAATGAAATCACAAAGGATTCTTCCTTAGATAAAGAGTCTAAACTCGATATTATTGCCCGTCAAAACGATAATTCCTATGTAAATGTCGAGATGCAAATTCAAAATACAGGGGAGTTTGAAAAGCGATCTCTATATTACTGGGCAAAACTGTATGAAACACAATTAAAAAAATCTGAACATTATAAACTCTTATACCCGGCTATCTGCATTAACATCCTTAACTTTAATCTCTTTAAAAATTCAGAGGATTACAACAGCGAACTTGCTATTTACAAAGTACAGACAAAGGAGCACATTTATAAGGATTTTAAAATTATCTTTTTAGAAATTCCCAAAGTGAAAAAAAAGATTTATAATGAACTAGACAAGTGGATGCTATTCTTTAAGGGCGCATCAAAACAGGAAATCAATCTCATGAACAACACAGCAATCAAACAAGCATACGAAACTTTAAAATATATCAGTCATGATCCCGCAGAGCGTGCTCGCTATGAAGCCCGCCGCAAATATCAACTCGATTACAACACTGGGCTTCTGACAGCTCGAGAAGAAGGGAAAGCCGAAGGTTGCAAAATTGAAAAAATTGCAATTGCAAAACAAATGTTAAAGCATAATTTTCCCATTGAGCAAATCGCAACTATTACTCAATTAAGTACTGAAGAACTTTGTCAATTAAAATAA
- a CDS encoding AzlC family ABC transporter permease: MECIKSNRVYFKEGLVDALPIWLSFFFMFSSLGSLCHENHLNHINSLLLTMLIFAAPAQLALIYALKQDVNVLYIIFVVFVINFRFLLNSAVLAPYFKKSKPIHSIIAMFMFSASTFTVAYTKYKSENMTHGHIAYFYGAAIPSYIFACIATLFGYYFVKDITDSRIPLIFMVVMPLHFAALTAKRYPDIFAIVATASGFLAMPFLQSLDIKFIEIIYALAVGVLFCAMDAKKERAKNG, translated from the coding sequence ATGGAATGTATAAAGTCAAATAGAGTATATTTTAAAGAAGGTTTAGTCGATGCATTACCCATTTGGCTGTCTTTCTTTTTTATGTTTTCTTCACTCGGCTCCCTCTGTCACGAAAACCATTTAAATCATATTAATTCATTGCTATTAACAATGCTTATCTTTGCTGCTCCTGCCCAACTTGCGCTTATTTATGCCCTAAAACAGGATGTGAATGTTCTTTATATTATTTTTGTTGTTTTCGTCATTAATTTTCGCTTTCTATTAAATTCTGCAGTCTTAGCTCCCTATTTTAAGAAGTCTAAACCAATTCACTCTATTATTGCCATGTTTATGTTTAGTGCGAGTACATTTACAGTTGCTTATACTAAATATAAATCAGAAAATATGACGCATGGGCATATAGCATATTTTTATGGTGCAGCTATTCCAAGCTATATTTTTGCCTGTATCGCAACATTATTTGGTTATTATTTTGTAAAAGATATTACGGACTCACGTATACCACTTATTTTTATGGTCGTCATGCCTTTACATTTTGCCGCACTCACTGCCAAACGTTATCCTGATATTTTTGCAATTGTTGCAACAGCCAGTGGTTTTCTTGCAATGCCCTTTTTACAAAGTTTAGATATCAAATTCATTGAGATAATTTATGCATTGGCGGTGGGAGTTCTTTTTTGTGCAATGGATGCGAAAAAAGAAAGGGCAAAAAATGGATAA
- a CDS encoding helix-turn-helix domain-containing protein, with protein MTKIVTHFNETLKGLLKKKLTVQILRRLAIILLFLMGVKVKEISLVLKCSPKTVYQTIQKFKSNGIMNLFKKPRTGRKSLLISVDVSNLKKQLILKNSQESHDKVVHVERMRNLIYKNNGKKFSRSGIYSFCKKIGLRKVKPKLLHVKNDPEVIAKWRKDFPKILDKVKDKFPDKKVNQYYQDESRYEQKTITSGIWSPKGSP; from the coding sequence ATGACGAAGATAGTAACTCATTTTAATGAAACTTTAAAGGGACTTCTAAAGAAAAAATTAACCGTTCAAATTCTAAGAAGGCTTGCTATAATTTTGCTCTTTTTAATGGGCGTTAAAGTAAAAGAAATATCATTGGTATTAAAATGTAGCCCAAAAACCGTTTACCAAACAATACAAAAGTTTAAATCGAATGGAATAATGAATCTTTTTAAAAAGCCTCGCACAGGTAGGAAAAGTTTATTAATCTCGGTAGATGTTTCTAATTTAAAAAAGCAGTTAATTTTAAAAAACTCTCAGGAATCACATGATAAAGTTGTTCATGTTGAAAGAATGAGAAATCTTATATATAAAAATAATGGTAAGAAGTTTAGTAGATCTGGCATTTATTCATTTTGTAAGAAAATAGGTTTAAGAAAAGTTAAACCGAAACTATTACACGTAAAAAATGATCCAGAAGTCATTGCAAAATGGAGAAAAGACTTTCCTAAAATTTTAGATAAGGTAAAAGACAAGTTTCCGGATAAAAAAGTTAATCAATATTATCAAGATGAAAGTAGATATGAGCAAAAGACAATCACGTCCGGTATTTGGAGTCCAAAGGGGTCGCCCTGA
- a CDS encoding DNA recombination protein RmuC — protein sequence MDLLNTSLLALYAITSLFILIIYNKIKHMTNFDKNIFEKFEYFEDKVEHVLKNEIRINREELSNNIQILRKELIENNALLLNTLTQNNNRGQRDIRETLDTQISNLRHENEAQLDKMRSLVEEKLHATLELRLNASFKQVGDRLDLVHTGIGEMQKMASEVGNLQRVLSNIKTRGILGEEQLDRILSDILSPEQYEKNVKTKKNSAYFIEFAVKLPHNSHDKKALWLPIDAKFPMEDYERILDASEKGDHEKVTHSIKQLETKIKNFAKDIKEKYIDPPSTTDFGILFLPTEGLYSEVLRIAGLSEYLRRELQVVVAGPSTLVALLNSLQMGFRTLAVEKRSDEIRLLLGNVKKDFYKFGDLLEKTQEKLNDASKQIGEASHRSKMISNKLMRVESLPQKEFEYENSEFVNTNGEVNGHKETGQETHSEKRIL from the coding sequence ATGGATTTACTGAATACAAGCCTGCTTGCACTCTACGCGATAACAAGCTTATTTATTTTAATTATTTACAACAAAATAAAACATATGACAAACTTTGATAAAAATATTTTCGAAAAATTTGAATATTTTGAAGATAAAGTTGAGCACGTCTTAAAAAATGAAATCCGCATAAATCGTGAAGAACTTAGCAATAATATCCAAATATTACGCAAAGAACTAATTGAAAACAATGCTTTGCTTTTAAACACCCTCACACAGAATAATAACCGTGGACAAAGAGATATCCGCGAAACTCTAGACACACAAATTTCGAATTTAAGACATGAAAATGAAGCTCAACTCGACAAAATGCGTAGCCTTGTTGAAGAAAAACTTCATGCAACCCTTGAACTTCGCTTGAATGCCTCCTTTAAACAGGTTGGTGACAGACTCGACCTTGTCCATACGGGGATAGGAGAAATGCAGAAAATGGCTTCTGAAGTTGGCAATTTACAAAGAGTCTTAAGCAATATTAAAACCAGAGGAATATTGGGGGAAGAGCAGCTTGATAGAATTTTGAGCGATATTCTCTCACCAGAGCAATATGAAAAAAATGTAAAAACCAAAAAAAATAGTGCCTATTTCATAGAGTTTGCAGTAAAACTTCCCCATAATTCCCATGACAAAAAGGCACTGTGGTTGCCCATCGACGCAAAGTTTCCCATGGAAGATTACGAACGAATCCTCGATGCCAGCGAAAAAGGGGACCATGAAAAAGTCACTCATTCTATTAAACAATTAGAAACAAAAATAAAAAACTTTGCAAAAGACATCAAAGAGAAATATATCGATCCTCCGAGCACTACGGATTTCGGAATCCTGTTTCTACCCACAGAGGGTTTGTACTCTGAGGTTTTAAGAATTGCTGGACTGTCAGAGTATTTGCGCCGAGAGTTACAGGTCGTAGTTGCAGGCCCCTCGACTCTCGTTGCCCTGCTAAACAGCTTACAGATGGGGTTTAGAACCCTTGCTGTTGAAAAACGCTCCGATGAAATACGCCTGTTACTCGGAAATGTGAAAAAAGACTTCTATAAATTTGGAGATTTATTAGAAAAGACGCAAGAAAAATTAAACGATGCCAGCAAACAAATTGGGGAAGCCTCTCATCGTTCCAAAATGATTTCAAATAAATTAATGAGAGTCGAAAGCCTCCCCCAAAAAGAATTTGAATATGAAAACAGTGAATTTGTAAATACCAATGGAGAAGTCAATGGGCATAAAGAAACAGGACAAGAAACACACTCAGAAAAAAGAATACTCTAA
- a CDS encoding tail fiber protein yields MILSNPLDFLNQENDVWNIFNGLRIKTKIEELQKGNMAGQVIAFAGTEIPAGWLLCDGREFQQSQYPELFNVIKNTYGGNEAYTFKLPDYRGLFLRGFNGDRSDDLSDPDKDNRKGGNNLGSTQLDEFMSHTHQFINRRAYGVFKTEGGNGWDLDKWDTTSATGGNETRPKNIYVNYIIKY; encoded by the coding sequence ATGATATTGTCAAATCCATTGGATTTTCTCAATCAAGAAAACGATGTGTGGAACATTTTTAATGGACTGCGTATTAAAACGAAAATTGAAGAATTACAGAAAGGAAACATGGCAGGGCAGGTCATTGCATTTGCAGGCACTGAAATCCCAGCAGGTTGGCTCCTATGTGATGGGCGTGAGTTCCAACAATCTCAATATCCAGAACTATTTAATGTGATAAAAAATACTTATGGGGGCAATGAAGCTTATACATTTAAACTACCTGACTATCGAGGCTTGTTTTTAAGAGGTTTCAATGGCGACCGCAGTGACGATTTATCCGACCCCGATAAAGACAATCGCAAAGGTGGAAATAATCTTGGCTCTACTCAGCTTGATGAGTTTATGTCACATACACATCAATTTATAAATCGTCGAGCTTATGGAGTATTTAAAACAGAAGGAGGAAATGGCTGGGATTTGGATAAGTGGGATACAACCTCAGCAACAGGTGGAAATGAAACACGACCTAAAAATATTTATGTAAATTATATCATCAAATACTAG
- a CDS encoding tRNA/rRNA methyltransferase, producing MGIKKQDKKHTQKKEYSKDSFKPKAEKKEYSKDSFKPKTEKKEYSKDSFTPREEKRSYSTEEGENKFDGEFKKKERHGENRQVPKPRRHVEMKICGIHACHMVFKKRPQDIIRAYVTESQLKEFTKVLKYCADKKLAYRVVTDDELERISESSHHEGVCFLVRKIPTVTLEDFLAEHEKSNQPACVVALENVQNPHNLGAIMRVCASFGVKAILLSQAEAAMSGAAYRTSEGGAEWIKVISTDSFEKSVQAFRKSNFKVMSTTSHTGKSLFEVEIPRKLLVLFGSEGDGLSQQLLKVGDNLVRIPSTGNVESLNVACASSIILAEFWRNNMK from the coding sequence ATGGGCATAAAGAAACAGGACAAGAAACACACTCAGAAAAAAGAATACTCTAAAGATTCTTTTAAACCAAAAGCAGAAAAAAAAGAATATTCTAAAGACTCTTTTAAACCGAAAACTGAAAAGAAAGAATATTCTAAAGACTCCTTCACACCAAGAGAAGAAAAAAGATCTTATTCGACTGAAGAAGGTGAAAATAAATTCGATGGTGAGTTTAAGAAAAAAGAAAGACATGGCGAAAATCGCCAAGTGCCTAAACCTCGTCGGCATGTGGAAATGAAAATCTGTGGGATTCATGCATGCCATATGGTTTTTAAAAAGCGTCCGCAAGATATCATCCGCGCTTACGTAACAGAAAGCCAACTGAAAGAATTTACAAAAGTCTTGAAATACTGCGCAGATAAAAAATTAGCTTATCGAGTTGTAACCGATGACGAACTTGAAAGAATATCTGAGTCAAGTCACCATGAAGGCGTTTGTTTTTTAGTTCGAAAAATCCCTACCGTTACTTTAGAAGATTTTTTAGCTGAACACGAAAAAAGCAATCAACCTGCCTGTGTAGTCGCTCTCGAAAATGTGCAAAATCCACACAACCTCGGCGCTATTATGCGCGTGTGCGCTAGTTTTGGTGTGAAAGCTATCCTTCTCTCCCAAGCAGAAGCCGCCATGTCAGGAGCGGCTTACCGCACTTCGGAAGGTGGAGCAGAATGGATAAAAGTGATTTCAACCGATAGTTTTGAAAAATCAGTTCAAGCATTTAGAAAAAGTAACTTTAAAGTCATGAGCACCACAAGTCACACAGGTAAATCATTATTCGAAGTTGAAATACCTAGAAAACTTCTCGTTCTCTTCGGCTCTGAAGGAGATGGCCTCAGCCAACAACTTTTAAAGGTCGGTGATAATCTTGTCCGTATTCCAAGCACCGGTAACGTTGAAAGTTTAAATGTTGCTTGCGCCTCAAGTATTATTCTCGCAGAGTTCTGGCGAAATAATATGAAATAG
- a CDS encoding AzlD domain-containing protein: MDNAILIAILGAAIVNYLFKIIPMFVVRNLDIKKNTFFKILDYASCCIIGEIIYSAAFKNASLKVLWDTRTLLYLINIIFIFMSFYICIKTGSILKSVFISLSLFSLCLYVWSF, encoded by the coding sequence ATGGATAATGCTATACTCATAGCTATTTTGGGCGCTGCAATTGTAAATTATCTGTTTAAAATTATTCCTATGTTTGTTGTGCGAAATTTAGATATAAAAAAGAATACATTTTTTAAAATTCTTGACTACGCTTCTTGTTGTATCATTGGAGAAATAATTTATTCTGCAGCTTTTAAAAATGCCAGTTTAAAAGTTCTTTGGGATACTAGGACATTGCTTTATCTCATAAATATTATTTTTATTTTTATGTCATTTTATATTTGTATTAAAACTGGATCGATTCTAAAAAGTGTTTTTATTTCGCTAAGTCTTTTTTCACTCTGTTTGTATGTATGGAGTTTTTAA
- a CDS encoding 2OG-Fe(II) oxygenase gives MFNEKVIVRDSLDEISLKKLFNDEALAIHIKKFADADLSNKLTEYFLEHPKLECHPHDLKKENKTILVDYGVDRVGVSYNTTFGQGKESENYKKYFEGALPAIRDVRKACSPYLAPFDKFRLELDELWSHGASLANFEGKKMHAGIARIMKRPELSYSVEKQPHFDGLQQKEVKLLGQFSVNIYISMPEIGGELELWDVPAIPIENYIEDSSECDWRGILPTSMIIRPEQGDLIMFNTRKPHAIRSFSANYRVTLQSFIGILPDKHLMLWN, from the coding sequence ATGTTCAATGAGAAGGTTATCGTTCGAGATAGTCTTGATGAAATTTCATTAAAAAAACTTTTTAACGATGAAGCTTTAGCAATACATATTAAAAAATTTGCCGATGCTGATTTGTCGAATAAGTTAACAGAATATTTTCTTGAACACCCAAAATTAGAATGTCATCCTCACGATCTTAAAAAAGAGAATAAAACTATTTTAGTTGATTACGGAGTGGATCGTGTTGGAGTCTCTTATAATACAACTTTTGGTCAAGGCAAGGAGAGTGAAAATTATAAAAAATATTTTGAAGGAGCATTACCTGCAATTCGCGATGTGCGCAAAGCATGTTCTCCTTACTTAGCTCCGTTTGATAAATTTCGTTTAGAGTTGGATGAATTATGGTCACATGGAGCAAGTTTAGCAAATTTTGAAGGAAAAAAAATGCATGCAGGTATCGCGCGTATTATGAAGCGGCCTGAATTATCCTATTCAGTGGAAAAGCAACCACACTTTGATGGATTACAACAAAAGGAAGTAAAATTATTAGGGCAATTTTCGGTTAATATTTATATTTCTATGCCAGAAATCGGGGGGGAATTGGAACTCTGGGATGTTCCAGCAATTCCAATAGAAAATTATATTGAAGATTCTTCTGAGTGTGATTGGCGCGGCATTTTACCTACATCAATGATTATTAGACCTGAACAAGGTGACTTAATCATGTTTAATACGAGAAAACCGCATGCAATTCGTAGCTTTTCTGCAAACTATCGCGTAACATTACAAAGTTTTATAGGTATATTGCCAGACAAACATTTAATGTTATGGAATTAG
- a CDS encoding LysE family translocator: protein MESLFSPFAVFVALGIGAAAPIGPINIEIMRRHLNISWIHAVIFGLGACVADLIFLALVGVGLLELFSNSIYMPIFGIFGAVLVFWFGIMSFRSTAVESYRININKSFFKQLIDGIFLTLLNPYNVIFWLSVSAQINNLISSQNSFLKGSIGALIGILLWIIFLNIIIFFSKKMLTHKVIKVINNVSGVILILLAIYFAYNSIKLLIPKL from the coding sequence ATGGAATCTCTGTTTAGTCCATTTGCTGTATTTGTTGCCTTAGGAATTGGTGCAGCTGCTCCTATTGGGCCAATAAATATTGAGATTATGCGCAGACATTTAAATATTAGCTGGATTCATGCGGTTATATTCGGCTTAGGTGCCTGCGTTGCGGACTTAATATTCCTCGCTCTTGTAGGAGTGGGACTTTTAGAATTATTTTCTAATTCAATTTATATGCCTATTTTTGGAATTTTTGGGGCTGTTTTGGTTTTTTGGTTTGGTATTATGAGTTTTAGATCGACAGCTGTTGAAAGTTATAGAATAAATATTAATAAATCTTTTTTTAAACAATTAATAGATGGTATTTTTCTTACATTATTGAATCCATATAATGTTATTTTTTGGCTTTCCGTGAGTGCACAAATTAATAACCTGATATCCAGTCAGAATTCTTTTCTTAAAGGTAGCATTGGAGCTCTCATTGGAATTCTACTCTGGATAATTTTTTTAAATATTATTATTTTCTTTTCTAAAAAAATGCTTACACATAAAGTGATTAAAGTAATTAATAATGTGAGTGGTGTTATTCTTATATTATTGGCGATATATTTTGCCTATAATTCAATAAAACTTTTAATTCCTAAATTGTGA